The genome window gttcCATTGCATTATCCTCACCTGTCATCCTCTCAGAAACATCAGGCAATTCGTTAATTAGAACGGCTATGCAGATTCCCAATTGTCAGGTTTCAATCAGATCTTCGGCCTGTCTATGTTCAGCCTTAAACTTTCTAGTCGTTTCAGGAATCCCTGTGAATGGTTTAACCCCATAAATTCACCCCTGCTGTGAAACACATACGCGTATAGGTGCTAATTGTTCCGTTTCATGAAATTCTTCCACCGTTCAAGATAGAGGTCCTAAGACTAACAAGCCTTTTGGGAGGCCGACATAGCCGGGAAATTAAGTGTCGTTGAATATTTGTCTGTTGGCCTAAATCTTTATTACAACACGCAGGGTTCCTTGCTTAACCATAATGTAAAGATCCTCCGGAGATCCGGCATATGCATGTCTTCAGCATACCCCTAATTTCGGCTAGTTTTGAGTTGATAATCTTGTACTGCGGCGTGTTCTTTATTGGAAACAAGAGACTGCATAATTCATTGGCTATATGTAGTCTTGCACACTCTTACTCCTCTGACATGGCAACTCCTCTATCTTTTGATGAGATTGGATATCTTTTACTACTTACTAGTCGCTTTCAAGATGCGTGCCTCCCCCCAACTCGTTCTCATCCTTTCGGCTATTTCTGCAGTCGAAGCTTCAAGAGGTTCCAAGTGTCGCCATGGACGACCCAGGAATGGCAATTCGGTTCCTGATGTCTCAGCGGACCCGCATCTGGCAACATCAGATGATGCCTCCAGCATTATTTCCAGTATTTCGACAACAGTAGAGGTGGTGAAGACTGGACAAGCGCAAACCGTTATCTCGACCGCCCTTACTGTCCCGACCGAGACACCTCAAGTAACTGAGCCCGCCAATGATGCTGGGGATGTCAAGCctcaagaggaagaagcatcATCACAGAATACAGCTTCATTGCCGACATCACAACAAAAGAAAAGCACCACGGCTGCTCTCAAGGAGCCTACCAAGAAGTTCTGCGGCAAACCCAACGAATCCGAAGTCCTGTTTGGGACGCCATGGATTGTCTTCTCCATGAACTACAACTACCAGTCCATCAAAGGCTCTTCCTGTGTCGGCTACTACGACTACGCAGGCTCTGGTGACAACCAGACCATCCATTGGAGCGTCCTATGGGACATCGATCCCAATGTCGGCACGAACCTCGTCAAGGGCTACAACTTTATCGGTCTTACGCAGGGTCTGGAAACAAGGCTCAGTGATATCAAGAGCATTCCTTCCAAGTATGAGTGGACCACTAGCAAGACTACTGATTATAAAGGTATGTGATTACTATACTGCAGCCTCTTTCTTTAACGAATGTGTGAACATGCATGCTGACTGTCGGTACTTACCAGGGAATGTTGTGTATGACTTTATGACCTGCGATACAAAGGGAGACTCAACCTCCAGCAATGCGCAGGAGCTCATGCTGTGGTTAAACTGGCAGGGCGGTCAAGTTCCCATTGGATGGGGTGAGGGACCCATCGCTACCATCGATGGACTGTTTGGCAAAGACGGCTGGAAGCTGTACCAAGGTGTCAACGCCGATACTGGCATCACTGTGACCTCGCTCCTGTGCCCCGAGGGCAGTCAGTTCGGTAACGAAGAGGGCGGTAGTTTTGAGGGCGACATCAAGGACTGGCTTGTGGCGCTCTCCAAGAAAGGCGTGTTCAAGTCAGACACGTATGTCAATGTTGGAAATGCTGGCATGGAACCTTACTATGGCACTGTTGACTTTGACAACCATCTGAGCCTCAGGATCAACGTCTAGAGCGAATGAAAAGGTCTGAGTTGAGTTTCATGTCCTCTGTACATTATTTTCGAGACGACGCTATGTTTCAAAGCGTTCAGTTTGCATTCATGGTGGTTCGCTTGGGCTGTATGCAATTGCGTGGATGCTTTCATGAAATACATAGATCCTGGAAGGGTCGCTTAAGTACACCATTAAAAATGTGTTCTCGTGGTTTATTTGAACGCATTAGTGAACTATCCTTCATAGTAACTATACGTAAATTTACCGGTAGCATCCATTCACTTAGATATACAGattaattattaaagtatGGGTAGAGTATTTTAATGCTGGTATACCTACGAGAAGTGGTAGGGAAATTAAAAAGATCCGTTCTGAAGCATGCTACTTTGCCTCGGCTCTTAAGCAGTACAAAAACCTCGGTCTGAGGGCAAGCAGCCTTGCATCCTGTGATGACAGCAACATATCTCCAAATAATGCAAACGAGATCTGGCCAGGCGACCCCCGCAGAATGCCAATATCTTAAATAATTGCAAGCCATAGTTACTTAAAGAGATCTAGCTTGCAAGAAAGAGGAACATTAATTAACAAATGAGCCTCAGCTTTATTTGCTTAATCAGAGTCAAACGTAATTAAGAAAGGCACGGGAGTGTATCCTTGCATGGACTGAGGGCCGAGGATTGCTTTATCACCAATAGTACCACCAGAGGCGCCAATATATGTAGTGCCCCAGAGAGCGCCAGTGTTGGTACAAGTTTGTGAAAACATGTTGCACTGCACCTCAGGAACAGTGCACTCCAACTGGCTGCTGGTAGGTGCCTCGCAAGTGAGAAACTGTTCTTGTGCTCCCATGTTGTTACTGCATACCGTGAATGAACTCGTGCCATCGCCAGGTTGGATGCCGCACACAGGCAAATGGCCGTCGAGCAACAGGTGGCCAGTAGTGGCATCGACGGTGAAGTAAGCCTCGGTATAGCCTTGAGCGCTGCTGAACATAAGAGGGGTGAACGGGTACCGTGTTGCTAGAAGAGGTTGGTTTGCGTAGCCTCC of Fusarium oxysporum Fo47 chromosome I, complete sequence contains these proteins:
- a CDS encoding concanavalin A-like lectin/glucanase domain-containing protein, producing the protein MRASPQLVLILSAISAVEASRGSKCRHGRPRNGNSVPDVSADPHLATSDDASSIISSISTTVEVVKTGQAQTVISTALTVPTETPQVTEPANDAGDVKPQEEEASSQNTASLPTSQQKKSTTAALKEPTKKFCGKPNESEVLFGTPWIVFSMNYNYQSIKGSSCVGYYDYAGSGDNQTIHWSVLWDIDPNVGTNLVKGYNFIGLTQGLETRLSDIKSIPSKYEWTTSKTTDYKGNVVYDFMTCDTKGDSTSSNAQELMLWLNWQGGQVPIGWGEGPIATIDGLFGKDGWKLYQGVNADTGITVTSLLCPEGSQFGNEEGGSFEGDIKDWLVALSKKGVFKSDTYVNVGNAGMEPYYGTVDFDNHLSLRINV